From Stegostoma tigrinum isolate sSteTig4 chromosome 4, sSteTig4.hap1, whole genome shotgun sequence, a single genomic window includes:
- the tcf21 gene encoding transcription factor 21, which produces MSTGSVSDAEDLQEMEVLGAEGECDGLKRKSNKDFCTSNDSNEDSSNYEHESPKKGRGASGKGRKTASKKSSLNGVTQEGKQIQRNAANARERARMRVLSKAFSRLKTTLPWVPPDTKLSKLDTLRLASSYIAHLRQILANDKYENGYIHPVNLTWPFMVAGKPENELKEVVNTARLCGTTAS; this is translated from the exons ATGTCCACTGGGTCCGTTAGCGATGCAGAAGACCTTCAGGAAATGGAAGTGCTGGGAGCAGAGGGCGAATGCGACGGGCTAAAGAGGAAATCGAACAAGGATTTCTGCACCTCCAACGACAGCAACGAAGACAGCTCCAACTATGAGCACGAGTCCCCAAAGAAAGGCAGGGGGGCTTCGGGAAAGGGCCGCAAGACGGCCTCCAAGAAATCCTCTCTGAATGGGGTGACCCAGGAAGGGAAACAGATCCAGCGTAATGCTGCAAATGCCAGGGAGAGGGCCAGGATGAGGGTGCTCAGTAAAGCCTTCTCCAGACTCAAAACCACCTTACCCTGGGTGCCACCAGACACTAAACTCTCCAAACTCGACACCCTCCGGCTGGCATCCAGCTACATCGCCCACCTGAGACAGATACTAGCCAACGACAAGTATGAGAATGGCTACATTCACCCAGTAAACCTG ACGTGGCCCTTCATGGTGGCCGGGAAACCAGAGAACGAGCTAAAAGAGGTCGTGAACACGGCTCGTTTGTGTGGGACTACGGCGTCGTGA